One region of Mucilaginibacter gotjawali genomic DNA includes:
- a CDS encoding lycopene cyclase domain-containing protein yields MSAFMVILFSAHFYTVYTFASLAILLFTAQYILKVTWLSVFYITYLALLLPFFIVNGLLTGTGLQAPVVWYNPAQIINLRMLTIPFEDIFYGMDLILLNMIIYTFLIKKNCQPQNTAQASVQLPQIMLIPTKIHDK; encoded by the coding sequence TTGTCGGCATTTATGGTAATTCTTTTCAGTGCTCATTTTTATACGGTTTATACATTTGCGTCTTTAGCTATCTTGTTATTTACAGCGCAGTACATCTTAAAAGTAACCTGGCTTTCCGTATTTTATATTACGTACCTGGCGCTTTTATTGCCTTTTTTTATTGTAAACGGGTTACTAACGGGTACCGGGCTGCAGGCTCCTGTTGTTTGGTATAACCCGGCACAAATCATCAATCTCCGGATGTTAACCATACCCTTTGAAGATATATTTTATGGCATGGATCTGATCCTGCTTAATATGATTATTTACACTTTCTTAATCAAAAAAAATTGCCAACCACAAAATACAGCGCAGGCATCGGTGCAACTACCTCAAATAATGCTAATTCCAACAAAAATCCATGATAAATAA
- the folE gene encoding GTP cyclohydrolase I FolE, which yields MINNETLNDRTIEQVVSDLEQEHHSSAFNTPLRPDAFEMDDETKIDHIARHFRSIMEVLGMDLDDDSLKDTPKRVAKMYVKEIFSGLNPANKPQPTLFSNPFKYKQMLVERNIAVFSNCEHHFVPIVGKAHVAYISNGQVIGLSKLNRIVQYCSQRPQVQERLTIQIANMLKEALGTGDVAVIIDAHHHCVSSRGIRDAGSTTVTAEYGGQFLNAETKNEFLKYIGS from the coding sequence ATGATAAATAACGAAACATTGAATGACCGTACTATTGAACAGGTTGTAAGTGATCTTGAACAGGAACATCATAGTTCAGCGTTTAACACCCCCCTGCGGCCTGATGCATTTGAAATGGACGATGAAACTAAAATCGATCATATTGCCAGGCATTTCAGATCCATTATGGAGGTGCTGGGGATGGATCTGGATGATGATAGTTTAAAAGACACTCCTAAAAGGGTCGCCAAAATGTATGTAAAGGAAATATTCAGCGGCCTTAATCCGGCAAATAAACCCCAACCTACACTATTTAGCAATCCTTTTAAGTACAAACAGATGCTGGTGGAAAGAAATATTGCCGTATTCAGCAATTGTGAGCATCACTTTGTCCCCATTGTTGGTAAGGCCCATGTTGCTTATATCAGCAACGGGCAGGTGATCGGTTTGTCAAAATTGAACCGGATCGTTCAATATTGTTCTCAACGGCCGCAGGTACAGGAAAGGCTCACCATTCAAATAGCCAATATGCTGAAAGAGGCACTGGGCACCGGGGACGTTGCGGTTATAATAGATGCGCATCACCATTGTGTTTCAAGCCGGGGTATCAGGGATGCCGGGAGTACAACGGTAACAGCCGAATATGGCGGCCAATTCTTAAATGCCGAAACAAAAAATGAATTTCTAAAATATATAGGATCATGA
- a CDS encoding sterol desaturase family protein produces MNLLIYIGIVLTTFIGMEGVAWLTHKYIMHGVFWFLHRDHHHKDHYGFLERNDFFFLIFALPGIACLATGTIYHLPACTCIGIGITLYGACYFFVHDLFIHQRVKVLRNSENWYLKAIRRAHKMHHKHTGKYDGESFGMLWVSRKYFRNNQKNTQE; encoded by the coding sequence ATGAATCTGCTAATTTATATCGGCATTGTTTTAACCACATTTATTGGAATGGAAGGTGTTGCGTGGTTAACACATAAATACATTATGCATGGTGTTTTTTGGTTCCTGCATCGTGACCATCATCATAAAGACCATTACGGCTTTCTTGAACGGAATGATTTTTTCTTCCTGATTTTTGCCCTGCCCGGCATTGCATGCCTGGCAACAGGTACCATCTATCATTTACCGGCCTGCACCTGTATTGGCATTGGCATTACCCTTTATGGCGCATGCTACTTTTTTGTCCACGATCTTTTTATTCATCAACGGGTAAAGGTACTGCGTAATTCGGAAAACTGGTATTTGAAGGCGATCAGAAGGGCGCACAAGATGCACCACAAACATACTGGGAAATATGATGGCGAAAGCTTTGGTATGCTCTGGGTCTCCCGGAAATACTTCCGTAACAACCAAAAAAACACACAGGAATGA
- a CDS encoding lycopene cyclase domain-containing protein, translated as MKFTYLLVDFFTVLIPFVFSFHPQIKFYKHWPALFPAMIVTGIIFIAWDMYFTQLKIWGFNPDYLTGVYMGSLPVEEVLFFFCIPYSCIFTYACFNVLFKKDYLNVQHFS; from the coding sequence ATGAAATTTACGTATCTCCTGGTCGACTTTTTTACGGTACTCATTCCCTTTGTCTTTTCATTTCATCCGCAGATAAAGTTTTACAAGCACTGGCCTGCGCTGTTTCCGGCTATGATTGTGACCGGGATAATCTTTATAGCCTGGGATATGTATTTCACCCAATTAAAAATATGGGGTTTTAACCCCGACTATTTAACAGGAGTTTATATGGGTAGCCTGCCTGTTGAAGAGGTGCTTTTCTTTTTTTGCATTCCCTATTCATGCATATTTACCTATGCTTGTTTCAACGTGCTGTTTAAAAAAGACTATCTGAACGTGCAACACTTTTCATAA